The Chlorobaculum sp. MV4-Y genome contains the following window.
AAAAAGAGCAGCAGGTCGCGGCTGTCATTGCGAACGATCCACTCCGCCTTCATACCGCGCCCTTTTTCATGGTTTCCGTGAGGGCGGCGATGTCGTCGCTCGTCAGGTCGGCGCGGAGTGAAAAGCGCAGCCGAGAGCTGTTTTCGGGCACCGTCGGCGGGCGCACCGGCAGGGCATGGAAGCCCGCTTCGCGCAATGCTCCGGTCATCGCGACCGCTTTGCGGTCTTCGCCCAGCACCACCGGCACGATGTGGCTCTGGCCGGGCACGTCGAATCCCGCCTCGCGGAGCCGGTCGCGCAAGGTTGCTGAGAGACGGAGCAGGTGCTCGCGCTCCCGCTCCATTCCGAGCTGCTTCGTGAAGGTCGCAAGGCTCCAGCTCAGGGCCATCGGCGGCAGGGCGGTGGTGAAGATGAGCGTGCGCATCGTGTTGACGAGGTATTCCCGGAAGAGGCCGCGCATGACAGCGTAGGCCCCGGCGGAGGCGAATGACTTGCCGAAGGTGCCGACGATGATGTCGATCTCCTTCGTCACGCCGAGCGCTTCGCAGAGGCCGAGGCCCCGCTCGCCGAAGACGCCGACGCCGTGCGCTTCGTCCACGATCAGCACCGCGCCGTAACGACGCTTCAGCTTGACCAGACGGCGCAGGTCGGCAAGGTCGCCGTCCATGCTGAAGACCGATTCGGTGATGATGAAAATCTGCCGGTAGCGCTCTCTGGCGGCGGTTTCGAGCTGCTCTTCGAGGTGCTCATAATCGGCGTGGCGGAAGCGGCGGTAATCGGCGTCCGAGATCCGTAGGCCGTCGATGATGCTGGCGTGGTTGAGCCGGTCGCTGAGGATCAGGTCGTGGCGGGTGGCGAGCGCGGGCAGAATACCGGTGTTGGCGTGGTAGCCGCTGTTGAAAACGAGCGCCGCTTCGCTGCCGTAGGCGGCGGCAATCGCCGATTCGAGCTGGTCGCAGACCGGGTGGTGGCCAGTCAGCAGGCGCGACGAGGAGCTGGTCATGGCGTACCGTCCGTCGTCGAACCGATCATCCCGAATCTGTGCGATGAACGAGCTGAACAGCTCGCGATCAGTTCCGAGGCTGAGATAGTCGTTCGAGGAGAGGTTCAGCAGCTTGCGCCCGTCAACGGTGACGAACCGCCCGCTCCGCTCGCCGGTGGCGGGAATGGAGCGGAAGCGCTGTTTCGCCTTGAGCTTCGCAAGCTCCAGCGCGATGTCGGCCACAATCGGCTGCTCGACCTGGCCCGTGTTCGTAACTCCGCCGCTCATGAGAACCTTGAAAGTTGCGCGGCGAGCTGGCGGTCGGCGGAAATGTCTCGTCCCCGCGTCGTCAGATAGCCGCCGGTGAGGAAGCCGTCTGCCCCGGCGAGCATCAGGAGACCCTGAAAATCCTTCATGACGGTTTCGCGCCCGGCGGCGAACTTGATGATTTTCGTCGGGTGCGCGAGGCGGCAGATGGCGAAGGTTTTGGCGATCTCCGGCACGCTCACCGGCGCGGCACCTTCGAGTGGCGTGCCGTCGATCGGCACCAGCACGTTGAGCGGAATGACCGCCACGTCGAGCTCGCGCAGCGCGAAGATCATGCCGATGCGCTCCTGCATCGATTCGCCGACGCCGATGATGCCGCCGCAGCACACGCCGATGCTGTTCGAGCGGAGCCGCCGGATCGTCTCGATGCGCTCGTCAACGCCGTGCGTGTTTGCGATCAGCTCGCCGTAGCGGCCCGGATCGACCTGGATGTTGATGTTGTAGTGCGCGACGCCGTGGCGGGCGAGTTCGGCGGCGGGCTGGTCGCCAAGCACGCCGAGCGAAGCGCAGACGTACAGGCCGGGAAGTTCGCGATGCAGCCGGTCGATCATGCCGAGAATCTTCTCGAACTCTGGCGTCACCTTCAGGTAACCGTAGCCGCTGGTCACGATCCCGAAGTGACCGATTCCCTGCT
Protein-coding sequences here:
- the bioB gene encoding biotin synthase BioB — protein: MKSRLHQDIEKAYGVLDTGEPLSLELALALGRLPDAEVLDLVSLANKVKARHAANHGAIHACSIMNAKSGVCGENCRFCAQSKHNSAEVEVYELVDENKVLEQARSAWEQGIGHFGIVTSGYGYLKVTPEFEKILGMIDRLHRELPGLYVCASLGVLGDQPAAELARHGVAHYNINIQVDPGRYGELIANTHGVDERIETIRRLRSNSIGVCCGGIIGVGESMQERIGMIFALRELDVAVIPLNVLVPIDGTPLEGAAPVSVPEIAKTFAICRLAHPTKIIKFAAGRETVMKDFQGLLMLAGADGFLTGGYLTTRGRDISADRQLAAQLSRFS
- a CDS encoding aminotransferase class I/II-fold pyridoxal phosphate-dependent enzyme, which produces MSGGVTNTGQVEQPIVADIALELAKLKAKQRFRSIPATGERSGRFVTVDGRKLLNLSSNDYLSLGTDRELFSSFIAQIRDDRFDDGRYAMTSSSSRLLTGHHPVCDQLESAIAAAYGSEAALVFNSGYHANTGILPALATRHDLILSDRLNHASIIDGLRISDADYRRFRHADYEHLEEQLETAARERYRQIFIITESVFSMDGDLADLRRLVKLKRRYGAVLIVDEAHGVGVFGERGLGLCEALGVTKEIDIIVGTFGKSFASAGAYAVMRGLFREYLVNTMRTLIFTTALPPMALSWSLATFTKQLGMEREREHLLRLSATLRDRLREAGFDVPGQSHIVPVVLGEDRKAVAMTGALREAGFHALPVRPPTVPENSSRLRFSLRADLTSDDIAALTETMKKGAV